Proteins encoded by one window of Orbaceae bacterium BiB:
- a CDS encoding YbjN domain-containing protein has translation MKPISELSSGLSISEMSTIAQWLNRLDVDFYQCEQCSALHLSYLQKIEGVDDAKIELIDDILVISISAEIKQSAIVALLSELSQINQSIFFSKVYLDVNDTNPPKIVFSYSMHFAERVTFNQFSMTLASIEEESLQIISELYNGELLNSKQCTSEGSYLHMPQAFH, from the coding sequence ATGAAACCAATTTCCGAACTATCTTCTGGGTTATCAATATCTGAAATGTCAACTATAGCCCAATGGCTTAACCGTCTTGATGTCGATTTTTATCAATGTGAACAATGCAGTGCGCTTCACCTCTCTTATTTGCAAAAAATTGAAGGGGTTGATGATGCTAAAATTGAACTCATTGATGATATTTTAGTGATATCTATTAGTGCTGAAATTAAGCAGTCGGCTATTGTGGCATTACTTAGTGAACTTAGCCAAATTAATCAAAGTATCTTTTTTTCTAAAGTTTATTTAGATGTAAATGATACCAATCCTCCTAAAATTGTTTTTTCCTATTCAATGCATTTTGCTGAGAGAGTCACTTTTAATCAGTTCAGCATGACATTGGCTAGCATTGAAGAAGAGTCTTTACAAATTATTAGTGAGCTCTATAATGGGGAACTACTTAATAGTAAACAATGTACGTCTGAAGGCTCGTATTTACATATGCCTCAAGCATTTCATTAA
- a CDS encoding GrxA family glutaredoxin, protein MYAVIFGRPGCPYCVRAKELADKLSEERDDFSYRYVDIHAEGITKEDLSKSVGKPVETVPQIFIDEKPIGGCTDFEAYAKEHLGLFKNQE, encoded by the coding sequence ATGTACGCAGTTATTTTTGGGCGACCTGGCTGTCCATATTGTGTTAGAGCAAAAGAGCTAGCTGATAAATTATCGGAAGAGAGAGATGATTTCTCATATCGTTATGTCGATATCCATGCAGAAGGCATTACTAAAGAAGATTTATCTAAAAGTGTAGGAAAACCAGTTGAAACGGTTCCTCAAATCTTCATTGATGAAAAACCAATTGGTGGCTGTACCGACTTTGAAGCATACGCAAAAGAGCATTTAGGTCTGTTTAAAAATCAAGAGTAA
- the tsaB gene encoding tRNA (adenosine(37)-N6)-threonylcarbamoyltransferase complex dimerization subunit type 1 TsaB, whose translation MSTILSIDTSTEACSVGLLINNEVTHDFVLSQRDHTKLILPMVDRLLQQSDCSLSTIDAIAFSKGPGSFTGVRIGIGIAQGLAFGIDRPLIGVSTLATLAQGVYRQHQATKVISTIDARMGEVYLGAYHCVGNGDCQLMLDECVIKPELVADYLSSIMLDKRNTYYAGTGWQAYPNMLDNLQDGQLQLPHGQDMVMIAEKKYQQGEITLVENVEATYLRNEVTWKKLPGRK comes from the coding sequence ATGAGTACTATTTTATCGATTGATACATCAACAGAAGCTTGTTCTGTTGGTTTGCTTATTAATAACGAAGTCACCCATGATTTTGTACTATCACAGCGAGATCATACCAAATTAATTCTCCCTATGGTTGATCGTTTATTACAACAATCAGATTGTAGTTTATCTACGATTGACGCAATTGCCTTTTCTAAAGGTCCAGGAAGTTTTACTGGCGTAAGAATTGGTATTGGTATTGCACAAGGATTAGCTTTCGGCATCGATAGACCATTGATTGGAGTTTCTACTCTTGCCACATTAGCACAAGGTGTTTATCGACAACATCAGGCAACTAAAGTGATTAGTACTATCGATGCAAGAATGGGTGAAGTTTATTTAGGTGCTTATCACTGTGTTGGTAATGGTGATTGTCAGCTTATGCTTGATGAGTGTGTAATAAAGCCAGAATTAGTTGCAGACTATTTATCTAGCATAATGCTTGATAAACGAAACACTTATTACGCAGGGACCGGTTGGCAAGCCTATCCTAATATGCTCGATAATTTACAAGATGGGCAATTACAGTTACCTCATGGTCAAGATATGGTGATGATTGCTGAAAAAAAATATCAACAAGGTGAAATCACGTTAGTTGAAAATGTTGAAGCAACTTATTTAAGAAATGAAGTGACTTGGAAAAAGTTACCTGGGCGTAAATAA